The DNA window GCGGCCTCGCGCCCACAGGGCCTGCGGAACACACAGCGCACGCAGGGCGTCAGCGACTCCGACGGGGGAAACGCGGACATGTCCAACGGCGTGTTCGTCGCGGGGTCCTTCAAGAGCGCACGCATCTTCGCGACGCTCGTGTCGAAGTGCTTGTGGAAGGACGCCATGGCGCTCATGTCCACCTGGACATCCTGCTCCTTGCCCTCGTTGAGATACACGAGCGACGCGCGCACCTTCTCCACCGGGAAGCGGTAGCGCTGCGACACGTAGAGGGCATAGCCGAGCACCTGCTCGTCGTAGCCCTCGCGCGACTTGCCCGTCTTCCAGTCCACCACCACGGGCGTGCCGTCCGCGTCCACGAAGGCGAAGTCGGGGATGGCGAACACCTTCAGCCCCTCCAGCGTGAAGTGGGCGAAGTCGAAGCCCGCGTCCACCTCCAGCCACTGCTCGGGCTTGAGGCTCCGCGCGAGGTCCGGCCAGCGCGACGTGAAGAACCACGCCAGCGCCGAGCGCACCGTCTCCCAGTTCTGCTTCCAGGCCTCGTCGGGAAGTACGTCGCCGTACTCGTGCTCGACGAGTCCGGTGAACTGCTTGCGGTACTTCTGCGTCCAGTACGCCTTGCCTCGCGAGTGGCGGAAGTCGTCCTGCATCAGCTTGCGCGCGCGGGCCTCCACCACGGCGGGGTCCACGACGCGGCCGGCTCTCCAGTCCAGGAGCACGTCCTTGATGCACTCATGCACGACGCTGCCGGCCCAACTGAAGCGGTTGGCCAGCTTCTTGAGTACGTACAGCTCCCGCACGTCTCGCGGCGCGTCCGCCACCCAGCCCCCCCACGAGCCGTAGTAGTAGAAGTAGTAGGAGCGCAGGCATTCGGAGAACTTCTCGTGGCGGCTCTTGGACCAGGAGAAGTCGTTGCTAAGGGTGGGGCGCCGCATGGAGGCGGCGCATCCTAGGCGTTCGCTCGTCCCGCCAGAAGGGGAACAGGCGGGGAATCGAGCCGTCGGCGTGGGTTGAATGACAGTCCGGGTGGGCAACCCTGCGAGTATGGTCCCGCCACCATGAAGACCCGACCCTTCCAGGAGCGAGTGGTCCTCATCACCGGGGCTTCCAGCGGCATCGGGCTCGCGGCCGCCAGGGCCTACGCCCAGGCGGGGGCGCATGTCGTCCTCGCCGCGCGGCGGCTGGAGCGGCTCGAGGACGCGGCCCGTGAAGTGGAGTCACTGGGCGTCAGGGCACTGGCGGTGCGGTGCGACGTGACCCGCGGCGAGGATGTGGAGCACCTCATGCGCGAGGTGCGCGCGGCCTTTGGTGGGCTGGATGTGCTCGTGAACAACGCGGGCCTGGGACTGTATGGGCCGCTGGAGTCCATCAGCGAGGAGCAGCTCCGGCAGGTGTTCGAGCTCAACGTGTTCGCGTTGTGGCGGGTGACTCGGGCCGCGTTGCCGCTCTTGCGCGGGCGACGAGGGGCGCAGGTGGTGAATGTCAGCTCCGTGCTGGGGCATCGCGGCCTGCCGCTGCTGGGTGGCTATTGCGCATCGAAGGCGGCGGTGAACGCCATGACGGAGTCGCTGCGCACGGAGCTCGCGCCCGAGGGCATCCGCGTGCTGCTCGTGTCCCCGGGACTCACCGAGAGCGAGTTCCGTGAGCACCGCATGAACGCGGAGGGCTGGGCACAGCAGGCGGTTCCGCTGAAGGCCATGTCGGCGGAGCAGGTCGCTCACGAGATGGTGCGCGCGAGCCTGCGTGGACGGCGAGACACCATCCTCACCCTCCCCGGCCGCATCATGGTACTGGCCAACCGGTTCGTCCCCGGCCTGTTCGACCGCATCGCCCACCGCATGGCCAATCCGGTGAAGAAGAACGCATGAGCCCCCGCAGGCGCACCGCGCAACTCGAAGCCACGCTTCCGCTCGCCGTCAGCACGGCGCCCAAGCCCGAGCGTTCTTCCACCAGGTCCAAGAATGCGTCCACGCCTCTCGCCGCCGAGGCCGCGCGCACCGAGACCGCGAAGAATGTCGCGAAGGTGCCAGCGCGCCGGGGCCGCCCTCCTCGTGACGCCGCATCCGCACCAGTCGCAACCGTGATGCACGGTGCCTCCACGTCCACTGAAGCCCCTGTGGCTCCGTCCGCGAAGTTGCCAGCACGCCGAGGTCGACCCTCTCGAAGCGCTGCCCCTGCTCAAGTCCTCGCGGTGACACCAACTGCCGCGCACCTCGCGTCCATCCGCACGCCATTGCTCGGTTGGTATGACCGCAACAAGCGCGACCTGCCGTGGCGCCGCACGAAGGACCCATATGCCATCTGGCTGAGCGAGGTCATGCTCCAGCAGACGCAGGTGTCCACTGTCATTCCCTATTGGGAGCGCTTCCTCGCGCGATTCCCCACGGTGCTCGCGCTGGCCTCCGCGCCTCTCGACGACGTGCTCGCTGGCTGGAAGGGCCTGGGCTACTACAGCCGCGCTCGCAACCTGCACCGCGCCGCACAGGAAATCGTGTCGCGCTTCGGCGGCAAGTTGCCCTCCTCCGCCGAGGACCTGCTCTCCCTTCCTGGCTTCGGCCGCTACACCTCCGGCGCCGTTGCCTCCATCGCGTTTGGCGAGGAAGCCCCCCTCGTCGATGGCAACGTCGCCCGCGTGTTCTCCCGCCTCTTCGAGGTGGAAGGTCCTCCCGGTGACCGCGAGCGCGAGGCCACGCTCTGGGAGCTCGCCACCCTGCTCGTGAAGGGCGAACGGCCCGGCGACTTCAACCAGTCCCTCATGGAGCACGGCGCCACCACGTGTCGCCCGGAGAACCCGCTGTGTCTCCTCTGCCCCGTGCGCGACGCCTGCGGCGCCTTCCGCGCGGGCCGAGTGGACGAACTGCCTCCCGCCAAGGTGCGCGCCACGCCCAAGAAGCTGACGCTGGCCCTCGCCGTGTGGTCGCACGCGGATACGCTCTTGTTCGCTCGACGCGCGGACTCGGGCCTCTTCGGTGGACTCTGGGAGCTCCCCGCCGCCGAAGTGGATGAAGACGCCACTCCAGAAGAAACCACCCTGCGCCTCACCGCCGCGCTCGGTGCGGGCGTGCGGCTGGAGTCCCAGCTCGGCACGGTGAAGCGCCAGCTCACCCACCGCGACCTCACCCTGCGCCTGTATCGCGTCTCGGGCCCGCAGCGCCCCTCTCGCTCCGAGTCCTTCCAGGAGCTTCGCTGGTGCACGCCCACCGAGGCCGCGGCACTCGGCATGAGCACCGCGATGCAGCGCGCGCTGGAAGCGGCGATGACCGCGCTCGCCTGAGTCCCGGAGCGTTTGTCACGTCACTTCGGAGTCACTCAGCGCACCTGTCCACCTCGCGACACGACGCAGGACATCGTGTTGCATCGACAACCCCCGCCACATCGGGTCGCTTTCGCGGGCACCACCCCGGTCCCAAGCTTCGCGCGCCTTTTCGTCGGAGGTCACTCGATGGCACGAAGCAGCGGTCCCCACTCCCATCCGCGGACAGCGGCACAGGCCTCGGAACAAGCTCCCGAGCCCCGGGGTCCGAGGAATGTCATCACCCATGAGCAGATTTCGCGCCGGGCCTACGAAATCTTCCTCGCCCGCGGTGGCCTTCACGGCAACCACGAGCAGGACTGGGCCCAGGCCGAGCGAGAGCTGAAGCTCGGCCGTCAGTAGCCGCCTCCGAGCGCGACG is part of the Myxococcus landrumus genome and encodes:
- a CDS encoding SDR family oxidoreductase codes for the protein MKTRPFQERVVLITGASSGIGLAAARAYAQAGAHVVLAARRLERLEDAAREVESLGVRALAVRCDVTRGEDVEHLMREVRAAFGGLDVLVNNAGLGLYGPLESISEEQLRQVFELNVFALWRVTRAALPLLRGRRGAQVVNVSSVLGHRGLPLLGGYCASKAAVNAMTESLRTELAPEGIRVLLVSPGLTESEFREHRMNAEGWAQQAVPLKAMSAEQVAHEMVRASLRGRRDTILTLPGRIMVLANRFVPGLFDRIAHRMANPVKKNA
- a CDS encoding PD-(D/E)XK nuclease family protein, with the protein product MRRPTLSNDFSWSKSRHEKFSECLRSYYFYYYGSWGGWVADAPRDVRELYVLKKLANRFSWAGSVVHECIKDVLLDWRAGRVVDPAVVEARARKLMQDDFRHSRGKAYWTQKYRKQFTGLVEHEYGDVLPDEAWKQNWETVRSALAWFFTSRWPDLARSLKPEQWLEVDAGFDFAHFTLEGLKVFAIPDFAFVDADGTPVVVDWKTGKSREGYDEQVLGYALYVSQRYRFPVEKVRASLVYLNEGKEQDVQVDMSAMASFHKHFDTSVAKMRALLKDPATNTPLDMSAFPPSESLTPCVRCVFRRPCGREAALAAQSPAQSVA
- a CDS encoding DUF2934 domain-containing protein, which gives rise to MARSSGPHSHPRTAAQASEQAPEPRGPRNVITHEQISRRAYEIFLARGGLHGNHEQDWAQAERELKLGRQ
- the mutY gene encoding A/G-specific adenine glycosylase, with product MTPTAAHLASIRTPLLGWYDRNKRDLPWRRTKDPYAIWLSEVMLQQTQVSTVIPYWERFLARFPTVLALASAPLDDVLAGWKGLGYYSRARNLHRAAQEIVSRFGGKLPSSAEDLLSLPGFGRYTSGAVASIAFGEEAPLVDGNVARVFSRLFEVEGPPGDREREATLWELATLLVKGERPGDFNQSLMEHGATTCRPENPLCLLCPVRDACGAFRAGRVDELPPAKVRATPKKLTLALAVWSHADTLLFARRADSGLFGGLWELPAAEVDEDATPEETTLRLTAALGAGVRLESQLGTVKRQLTHRDLTLRLYRVSGPQRPSRSESFQELRWCTPTEAAALGMSTAMQRALEAAMTALA